From candidate division KSB1 bacterium, a single genomic window includes:
- a CDS encoding phosphatidylglycerophosphatase A — MSFIARLIATGFYTGYAPKAPGTAGSLFGLFLYWAIPESKSVYSLVGIALIFFTGVWAANQVEKETKVHDNQIIVIDEIVGMLITVALFEKTLIWLVVGFLLFRFFDIMKPFPANSSEKIPHGWGVMMDDVIAGIYSALCLRLIYYFLN, encoded by the coding sequence ATGAGTTTTATCGCTCGTCTTATAGCCACTGGATTTTATACAGGATACGCCCCTAAAGCGCCCGGAACAGCGGGAAGTCTTTTTGGGCTTTTTTTATATTGGGCGATTCCGGAGAGCAAATCTGTCTATTCTTTAGTAGGAATTGCCTTGATTTTTTTTACTGGAGTATGGGCAGCCAACCAGGTCGAGAAAGAAACCAAAGTTCATGACAACCAGATCATCGTTATTGATGAAATCGTAGGAATGTTGATTACGGTAGCTCTTTTTGAAAAAACTCTGATTTGGCTGGTGGTTGGCTTTCTTCTTTTTCGATTCTTTGATATCATGAAACCGTTCCCGGCAAACTCCTCTGAAAAAATACCCCATGGTTGGGGCGTGATGATGGACGATGTGATTGCGGGAATTTACAGCGCTCTTTGTTTGAGATTGATTTATTATTTTTTAAATTAA